ATGGGATCGCCATGTGCGCCACAACCAAAACAATGAAAAGTATTTGTTGATGGAAAAACAAAAAAAGAAGGAGTATCTTCTGGATGAAAAGGGCATAATGCAGTATAATTCTTTCCTGTTTTTTTCAAGGAAAGATAATTTCCAACTATATCTACAATACTTAATCTTGAATTTATATCTTCAATAACTTCTTTTGGTATCAAAATACCATCTCCATATAATAGCAAAAGTATGGGAACGGAAAAACCGTTCCCTTATTATGCAACATTTTGTAGTGAAACCAAAATCATCTCTTTGAGAATTGTGGAGCTCTTCTTGCTTTCTTTAAACCGTATTTCTTTCTTTCTACTTCTCTTGGGTCTCTTGTTAATAATCCATATTTTCTTAATACAGGTCTTAAGCTTTCGTCGTAGTTTAATAAAGCTCTAGCAATACCTAATCTAATAGCTCCAGCTTGACCGTTCATTCCGCCGCCTTCAACAGTTATAACTAAATCGAATTTTCCTTCATTACCTGTAACTGCTAAAGGTTCTAATGCGTGTTTTGACCAAACAGGATTATTATTTAAATATGCTGTTAAGCTTTCATATTCTTTTTTATTAACTCTTACTTTACCTTCACCAGGTCTTAAGTGAACTCTTGCAACAGAAGTTTTTCTTCTACCTGTTCCGTAATAATCTATCATTCAATATTCCCTCCTTATAATTCCAACTTTTCTGGTTTTTGCGCTTCATGAGGGTGATTAGAACCAGAATAAACCTTTAATTTTTTAAACATATGTCTTCCTAATGTTGTTTTTGGAAGCATACCCTTTACAGCTTTTTCAATTAATCTTTCTGGATATTTTTCTAAAATTTCTTTAGCTGTTTGTTCTTTTATTCCACCTGGATAACCAGAATGTCTATAATATTTCTTTTGGGTTAATTTTTTACCTGTTAATACTATTTTTTCAGCATTTATAACAATTACATAATCACCTGTATCAACATGTGGTGTATATGTTGGTTTGTGTTTTCCTTGTAAAACTTTAGCTACTTGTGAAGCTAATCTACCTAATGACATTCCTGTAGCATCAACTACATACCATTTTCTTTCAACTTCTTCGTTTTTTGCTAAATAACTCTTTTGAGTCATAATTGAAGCCATTTTGCTGTCCTCCTTTCTTAGGAAAAAAAGTTCTTTGTTCTCTTATATAACAAGTCGCCTAAAATTGCGTCTATAATAAATTTTATTAAATTAAAAGATATTATAGTAATTATTAATGTCCATGTAGATAATCCAAAGTATTGAGCTGCTTCGCTAAAAGACATTTTAAAATAGATTGGAATAATAATCATATTCATTAAAACCATTACAATTCCAACGCCAAAAGCTCCTATAACATATTTTATATATCTGTTAATATTAGCTTTGAAAAATGCAAGAATTGTAATAAAGGTTAAAATAGCTACAAAATCCATTGAAACACCAATTAAATCTCCAG
This genomic stretch from Marinitoga litoralis harbors:
- the rpsI gene encoding 30S ribosomal protein S9 — protein: MIDYYGTGRRKTSVARVHLRPGEGKVRVNKKEYESLTAYLNNNPVWSKHALEPLAVTGNEGKFDLVITVEGGGMNGQAGAIRLGIARALLNYDESLRPVLRKYGLLTRDPREVERKKYGLKKARRAPQFSKR
- the rplM gene encoding 50S ribosomal protein L13, which produces MASIMTQKSYLAKNEEVERKWYVVDATGMSLGRLASQVAKVLQGKHKPTYTPHVDTGDYVIVINAEKIVLTGKKLTQKKYYRHSGYPGGIKEQTAKEILEKYPERLIEKAVKGMLPKTTLGRHMFKKLKVYSGSNHPHEAQKPEKLEL
- a CDS encoding ECF transporter S component, producing the protein MSRVKRLSTAGILGALSVLLMFLEFPIFPFASFLKFDPSALLIIASLFLFDWKTAIFSLITKDIVFYFVKSGDLIGVSMDFVAILTFITILAFFKANINRYIKYVIGAFGVGIVMVLMNMIIIPIYFKMSFSEAAQYFGLSTWTLIITIISFNLIKFIIDAILGDLLYKRTKNFFS